A segment of the Sphingopyxis sp. OAS728 genome:
GCAGCCAAGGTCGAAACGCCGGGCACCACCACCGTGTCGGCGCACACGCTGTTTGAAATCGCCCGCAAGCTGCCCGAGGGCGCCGAGGTCAGCCTCGCCGCGGCCGAGGGCAAGATGCAGGTCAAGGCCGGCCGCTCGAACTTCAACCTGCCGACGCTGCCGCGCGACGATTTCCCGGTGATCGCCGAGGGCGACCTGCCGACCAATTTCGAGCTGCCCGTCGCCGAGTTGATCCAGATCATCGACAAGACGCGCTTTGCGATCTCGACCGAGGAAACGCGCTATTATCTGAACGGCATCTTCCTGCATGTCGCCGAGGATGCGACGGGTCCAGTGCTGAAGGCCGCGGCGACCGACGGCCACCGTCTCGCGCGCTACACGGTCACGCGCCCCGACGGCGCCTCGTCGATGCCCGACGTCATTGTGCCGCGCAAATGCGTCACCGAAATCCGCAAGCTCCTCGACGAAGCCGAGGGCAATGTCGAAATTAGCTTGTCGGCCAGCAAGGTCCGCTTCCAGCTTGGCAACGCGATCCTGACCTCGAAGCTGATCGACGGTACCTTCCCAGACTATAGCCGCGTCATCCCGACCGCGAACGACAAGCTGCTCAAGGTCGATCCGAAGAGCCTCTATCAGGGCGTCGACCGCGTCTCGACGATCGCCAGCGAAAAGACCCGCGCGGTCAAGGTCGGCCTCGACAAGGATCGCATCACGCTCAGCGTGACGAGCCCCGAAAACGGCACCGCCGCCGAAGAAGTCGCCGCCGCCTACGACAGCGACACGATGGAAATCGGCTTCAACGCCCGCTACCTCAGCGACATCCTCGGCCAGGTCGACGGCGACACGGTGGAACTCCACCTCGCCGACGCCAACGCGCCGACGCTGATCCGCGAAAGCGAAAAGAGCCCGGCGCTCTATGTGCTGATGCCTATGCGGGTCTAGGACGGCCGCTACAGCGCCAAACGAAAAAGGCCCCGCGATTGCGGGGCCTTTTCTTATCCGGCCTTCGCGACCCGCCAGATCACGCCGCCGGTGTCGTCGGCAACCAGCGCGCTGCCGTCCTTCGCGACCTTGACGTCGGCCGGACGGCCGCGGGTGGTCTTGCCGTCCTTGCCGAGGAACTGGTCGAGCAAGGTGACCGGCAGCGCGTCGACCGGCTTGCCGTTGGCGCCGAACTTGACGAACACGACGTCATAACCCGTGACGGGCTCGCGGTTCCACGATCCGTGGCGGGCAATCAGCGCGCCATTCGCCCAGCGATCGCCAAGATCGAGCCCCTGCGTGAAGGTGAAGCCGAGCGGCGCGGTATGCGCGCCGAGGCCATATTCGGGGCGCTTGACGTACTGGCGGCGATCCTCGGCCTCGGGCTCGACGCGCGGGTCGACATAGCCGCCCCAATAATACCAGGGCCAGCCATAGAAATCGCCTTCGGTGACGTCGGTCAGATAGTCGGGGACAAGGTCGCTGCCGAGCATGTCGCGCTCATTGACCACGGTCCACAGCCGATCGCTACCGGGATAGAAGTTGAGGCCGACGGGATTGCGGATGCCCGCCGCGAAGGTGCGGATATATTTATTCTCGGGGCGCACCTCGATCACACTG
Coding sequences within it:
- the dnaN gene encoding DNA polymerase III subunit beta, which translates into the protein MKATIERAVLLKSLGHVQSVVERRNTIPILSNVLIEADASGQLKLMATDLDLQVVETIAAKVETPGTTTVSAHTLFEIARKLPEGAEVSLAAAEGKMQVKAGRSNFNLPTLPRDDFPVIAEGDLPTNFELPVAELIQIIDKTRFAISTEETRYYLNGIFLHVAEDATGPVLKAAATDGHRLARYTVTRPDGASSMPDVIVPRKCVTEIRKLLDEAEGNVEISLSASKVRFQLGNAILTSKLIDGTFPDYSRVIPTANDKLLKVDPKSLYQGVDRVSTIASEKTRAVKVGLDKDRITLSVTSPENGTAAEEVAAAYDSDTMEIGFNARYLSDILGQVDGDTVELHLADANAPTLIRESEKSPALYVLMPMRV